The Halorubrum sp. BV1 sequence CTCCTGCTGTTGTACCTCGGCCTGCTCGCGCGGCCATCGCGCGGCGTCCTCACCGGACTGATCGGCGTGGACGTGGTGATCATCGCTGCCGGTATCGCCGCCAGCGCCACCACGGGGACGCTCTCGTGGGCGCTGTTCGGCGTCGGCGGCGTCGCGTACGTCGCGTTGGTGTACGGGCTGCTCGTCGCGCTCCCGCGGTCGGCGTCGGCCGCAGGCGACCGGGTCCGAGCCGTCTTCGGGACGCTCCGGAACATCACCGTCGTCCTCTGGACGCTTTACCCAGTCGTGTGGGCGCTCGCACCGACCGGTCTCGGGCTGGTGACGCCCGCGACCGAGATGCTCGTGTTCGTCTACCTCGACATCGTCTCGAAGGTCGGCTTCGTCGTCGTCGCGGTCGGCGGAGCCGACGCGCTCACCTACCTCACCGCGGGGAGCGCCCCCGACAGCACCGGACCGGTCGCGGTCGGCGACGCCGACGACACGGAGCAGACGACCGTACTGGCCGACGACTGACCGGACCGCCGGACGGCCGACGGGATTCCCGTTTTTTCACTCCTCGCTGGCGACGAGGTCCTCGTAGCGCGCGCCGGTCTGTTTCAGCGTCTCCGTCGAGTAGAGCCGTTCGTGGTCGTACGAGAGGTGTTCGGCCGCCAGCTCGTCGATCTTCCGGTCGACGGCGTCGGCCTCACGGCCGTGGATCATCGTGAACAGGTTGTACTCCCAGTCCTGCTCCGGGCGGCGCGGCCGGTGGTAACAGAGGGTGACGTACGGAAGGCTCCCCACCGCCTCGCCGCGCTCGTCGAGGTCGTCGTCGGGAACGTCCCAGACGACCATGCAGTTGCTCGTGAATCCGGTGACGACGTGGTTGACGACGCAGCCGATCCGCTTGATACAGCCGTCCGCCAGCAGGCGGTCGACCCCGGCGAGCACGTCGTCAACCGTTGGGTCGACGCCGCCCGCCGCGCCGGCATCGCTCGCCGCGATCTCGCTCGCCACGTCCGCGTAGGGGGTCGCAGACAGCGGGAAGCCGTCTTGGATCGACAGGAGGAGCGCGGCGTCGAGGGGGGTGAGATCCCCGCGGGCGTCCTCGGAGATACGGGTGGCGGAGACCGCCGTTTCCTCCAGTGATTCTCTGGCGAACCGGTCGCCGTTCACCACGGGGAACTCCAAGTCGATGTAGTAGTCCGTGAGCATCGGGAGGGTCAACACCGCACAGCCGGTCCGCGCCTCGATCTCCGCGAGGATCTCGTCGCGCGTCTCGCGGGAGCCGGCGGTGACGACGAACCACTGGTTCCACGCGTGGTCACGGCGGTAGTTGTGGTTCACCTGCGGGTAGCCGTTGATTATCTCGGCGACCTCGTCGAATCGATCTTCGGGGGCCTGCACGGCCGCGAGCGTCGAAGAACCGATCACCGGAGGGTTGAGCACCGCGCCGAACCGCCGGAACACGCCGCGCTCGCGCAGATCGCGGACGCGGTCGAGAACCTCGCTCGCGTCGAGGGTCACACCCGTCTCGGCGGCGATCTCGCGGGCGACGCGCTCGAACGGGTGCGATTCGACGGGAAAGCCGCTCTGGTACTCGTCGATGAGGGCCGCGTCGACGGCGTCGACGTCGGTCCGCCAGTCGGCGTCCAGACTCATTGGTCGGATCAGGTGCCGCGCGTACCTACCGGTTTCGGAGGCGGTCGGGCGGTGACAACGCTCGGTGGTAGTCGGGTCGGGAGGGATCAGTCGTCAGCGGGAGTGGTGCCGGCCGACGGCGCGAACGCGCGGGCGCTCTCTTCGAGTTGTGTCGTCGAGCAGCCGCCGGCAGTGGCGGCCTGTTCGAGGGTGAGGGTCCGAGAGCGATACAGCGTGAGCGCGGTTGACACGGATTTGGACGTCATCGGTTACAACCCAACACAAGATGGACATACATATAACTCTAACGCTTTTTGCACCTTGGTACAGAATCTTCTAGCGTGTATGATACCGCATTGTGTCGTAAATTCGCCTAGAAGTGAACAAAGGCACATCTTTGTATGAGGGTCTGTGACATGGATCTGCGGCGGCGATCGGCCGCGGCGGCGATCGACCGCGCCGTTCGGCGCGGTCCGTTCCCGCCCCGCGGGAGGCGAACGAGGGACTTTTCGTGCGGAGCCCCGAACGAAGCGTATGGCTCAGGCGACTCAGGAGTTCGGCGAATGGCCCCTCAAGCGGCTGATGACCGAGGTCTGCGGCTCCGGGCACAAGTCGGCAGACGACCTGACGCGCGCGCAGGCGACGGAGGCGTTCGAGCGCATCCTCGCGGACGAGCCGGACCCGACGACGCTCGGGGCGTTCTGGCTCGCGAACCGCTGGAAGCGGAACACGCCCGAGGAGCTGGGCGCGTACGTCGACGTGATGTGCGACCGCGTGGAGTACGCGGAGCCCGAGGTCGACCCCGTCGACTGCGGCGCGAACTACGACGGGAAGGGTCGGACCGCGATCTTGGGCGTGGCCGCGGGCGCGGTCGCGGCCGCCGCCGGAACTCCCGTCGTCGTCCACTCGGGCGACCGCGTCCCCACGCAAAAGCAGGACGCGTACAAACAGGTCTTAGACGAACTCGGCGTCGCGACGGAACTCACGCCGCGTGACTCCGCCGACATGGTCGACGAGACCGGCTTCGGCTTCTACTACCAGCCCGCGTTCAATCCCGCGATCGACGACCTGTTCGAGCGCCGCGACATGATGGGCGTTCGGACGTTCGTCAACACGATCGAGACGCTGGCGAACCCCGCCGGCGCGGCGGTCCACCTCGGCTCCTTCTACCACCTCGCGTTCGCGAAGAAGGTCGTCGACACGTTCGTCGAAAGCGAGTTCCACGACCTCGACCGCGTCCTGATGTTCCAGGGGATGGAGGGGTACGACGACGTCCGCCCCGGCTACACCAAGGTCGCGGAGTGGACCGCGGCCGGCAGCGAGAAAGGTGGATCCGACAGCGAGGTCGAGACCGGCAGCGAGAGCGCATCGTTCGACGACTTCGAGATCGAGACGGCCGAGTACGGGATGGATCTGGAAGAAGACGACCTCGCCGTCGACGATGTCGCCGCCGAGTCCGCGACGATTACCGAGGAGGTGCTGGCGGGCGAGCGTGAGGACGCCTTCGCCGACGCGGTCGCGGTCAACGCCGCCCTGCGGATCTACGCCCGCGAGGACGCCGACTCGATCGAGGCGGGACTACAGCAGGCCCGCGACGCGATCGACGACGGCTCCGCGATGGACGTGCTCGACGCGCTCCGCGACTTCTGAGGCGGAGGTCCGTTTTTTATCGATCCGTCGTCGCGCCGGCGACGGCGACCCACGCGGCACAGCCGATCGGGCCGCAGGCTCGAGGTTTTCGGACGAATTTTGGACGGAGTTCGGAAAGGCCACTTAGGCGTTCGTGACCAACCCTCATGTGCGGAGAACTGCCATGATACGAAACGCCTTCAGACACCCGGAGCCCCCCCGTCATGCCCACATGTGAGCACTGCGACGCGCACGTCTCGGACCGGTTCGCTCGGGTGTTCTCCGACGAGCGCGGACAGATCCACGCGTGCCCGAACTGCTCGGCCAACGCCGGTATCGCGGAGGTCACGAAACAACGGGCGCACGACGCCTGAGCGGACTCGGAGCGGTCGCTACTGGTCTACGGTTCCGGAGCCGGCGGCATCGACCGCTTGTGCGCGCTGCCCTCGTGTAACTCGACGACCCGGTCGACGGCCTCGGCCGGCACGCCGAGTTCCCGGACCGTCGCCGACCGCGAGAGGCCGCCGTCGACGTGGACGGCCACGATCGCGTCGACGGTGTCGTAGTCAAGGCCCATCTCGGCCGCGTCCGTCTGTCCCTCCCACATGCCGGCCGTGGGCTCTTGCATCACGAGGTCGCGGGGGACGCCGACGTGGGCGGCGAGCTGGCGCACCTGTTGTTTGTAGAGGTTTCCGATCGGGTTGCAGTCGACGGCCTGATCACCGTACTTGGTGAAATAGCCCGTCATCGCCTCCGCGCGGTTGCCGGTCCCGAGCACCACCCGGTTCTCCGCGTTGGCGACGAAGTAGTTCAGCACCGCGCGGGTCCGGACGTACACGTTCCCCGTCGCCGTCCGGTCGGCAGCCGCCTCCGGGAACGCCTCGAAGAACCGCTCTGCGATCGGCTGGATCTCGACCACGTCGTATGCGATTCCGAGGTCGTGAGCGACGCGCTCGGCGTCGCTCATCACGTCGGGGTCGTTCACCTCGGCCGGCATCGTGATCCCGTGTAACCGGTCCTCGCCGAGCGCCTCGGCCGCGAGGTACGCGGAAAGCGTCGAGTCGATTCCGCCGGAGAGCCCGAGGACCGCCCCGTCAGCGCCCGCGTCGTCGACGACGTCGGCGATGAACGACGTGATGCGCTCGCGGGCGGCGTCGAGTTCGACCGGAGAGAGGCGGAGGTCGAGCGGGGGGTCGTCAGACAGCAACACCGACTCCGCTGGGGTCTGGCTCATGCGCGATCCGTGGAACCGAGGCGACTAATACCTCCCCGTTTCCTCCGCGAACTGAACGTTCGTCGTGTTTTTCGCTTCCGCGCGTCGGATCCAAGATCCTAGTGCGTCCCAGGCGGGTCGCCCCCGACGGCCAACGGACCTATAGTTCGCGGGACGAACGAAGCCGTATGGACGACCGACTCGAACGCGTCATCCGCCGGCAGCTCCGCGAGGCGGGCCGTCAGTTCGAGGCGGCCAAACGCGCCTACGCGGAGGGGCGCGACGGTTCGGAAGAGGACGCGATGGGCGCAGCGCGGTACGACCTCCCGACCGACGAGGAGGGGCGCGCGCGGATCGTCTGCCGGCGGCACGCGGAGCGGCGGGTCGTTCCAGTCGACGAGGCGGGGCGGCCGGCGTGTTTCGAGTCCGGACACGCCGACTGTGAGGGATGTGCGGAGGACGTTCGCGACGGCGTCGTCGAGACGTGGTGACCGCGACCGAGAGGGGAGAGACGAGTCCGGTGAGGAGACACCCGAACCGGTTTGGCCCCTCGTCTCCTCGTGAAAGCCATGAGACGGACGACGACCGTCGCCGTGCTGCTCGTCGCCGTCGCAGTCGGGCTGGCGCTCTCCGGTGTCTTCGCCGGGCCGCCGACCGAGCCGGCGGACGCGGCGGTCGACGCGGACTCGCTCGTGGACGTCGAGGGAGAGTACCGACTGTGGCCGTACACGAGCCGTGGCACGTCGGCCGCGGGGCGGACGCTCGCGATCAACGTCGTGGTCCACGCCGACGCCGAGGCGACCCGGCGTGCGATCGAACGCCGGTCCGACGCGGACTGGGAGGAGACGGACGAGACGGAGGCCGCGACCACGGCCGACGCGGATCAGGTCCGGGCGATAGTCGAGCGCGACTGGGCCGACGCGCGGAGTTCGACCCGATACAGCTACGTCCGGGGGGCGACGGGCGGTATCTGGCTCCGAGAGACGTTCGAGCTTCACGACGGTTCGTATCTCGGCGTCCGCGACCACCTCCGCGCCTACGAGTCGCCGGACGGAGCGTACACGGCGATCCAGGCCCACGAGGAGTACTACGACTGGTTCCGGCTGCGACACACGGTGCCGGGGATCACCGAGCCGCGGAACCGGTTGGAAGGCGAACTCATCCGCGGGGCGGTCGACGCCGAGGTCAGCCGCGAGTACCGCGGCATCGACGGCGGGTGGAGCGACGGATGGCTCACGGTGGTCGAACTTGTGTCGGCGGTGACGCTCGCGGCGGTCGGCGGGACGCTCCGCCAGAGCCGGACCCGACGGGCCGCCGTCGACCTCGCCCGGCGGAGTCGCCGGGAGGCGCGCCGACACGCGCGGGCCGCGGCGCTCGGTGTCCTGCTCGCGCTCGTCGTCCTCGCGGTTCGCGTCGGCGGCGTGGCCGTCGAGACGCTGTTCCCGACGCTCCCGCCCAAGGCGATCGCCGCCCCGCTGTACCTCGTCCTCGCCGTCGGGCTGCCCGGACTCGTGGCCGCGCTCGCGCGTGAGTGTGACCCGGCGGCTGCGGGCCTCGCGGTCGGCGCGGGGCTCGGCGCGGGGTTCGTCGCCGACTTCGCCGCGCTCGGCGTCGCGGTCCCGCCCGCCCTCATCGTCCATCGGACCGCGCTCGTCGCCGCGCTCGCCGTGGTCGCGCTGGGTCGCGCGGCCGCCGACAGGACCATCCTCGCCGCGGGGACGGTCGCGTGGGCGGTCGGGCTGGCGCTCCCGCTCGCCGACGTGATCTGAGAATCCTTGCGGATCGACCGTGTGGATCGGCCGAGAGTCGGCCGAAACGGCGGGATATCAATCGATTCGTGGACGGCCGACCACAGAAGAAATATACCCCGGCGACGAAAGGGCACCGACACATGACCCGACCGATCAGCCGACGGCGGGCACTCGCGGGATTCGGCGCGGTCGCCGCGAGCGGCGGCTGTCTCGGTCGTTCGCGGAACCTCGCGGGACGCGGGATGGCCTCGCAGTTGACCCTCCAGATAGACGCGGTGCCCGCAGACCGGGACCCGAACGCGATCCGGATCGCGAGACACCTCGCGGAGAACCTCAAGGCGGTGGGAGTCGACGCTCGGATCAACACCCTGGATCAGACCACGCTCTGGCGGAAGGTGCTCATCAACCAGAATTTCGACGCGTACGTGGGCCAGTTTCTCGAACCGAAGCCGTTCGACCCGGACGCGATGTACGCGCTCACGCACTCGCGGTTCGCCCCGGAGGTGGGACGGCAGAACCCCTTCGGCTTCGCCGATCTCAACGGCGTCGACACGGAACTCGAACGTCAGCGACGGGCGGAACCGGATCGACGCGAGGCGGTTGCGGACCTCCAGCGCTCGCTCACCGAACTCCAGCCGTTCACCGTCGTGGCGTTTCCCGACCCACTCACCGCGATCCGCGAGGAGCGGTTCGACGGGTGGAACCAGCGACAGCCGCTGACGGTCACCGGCCTGTTGTCGCTCGATCACACCGGGACGACTAGTGACGCGATCGACGGCAACGGGACCGAGGCGTCGACCACGCTCCGGTTGGTGACGACGGACAGCGGCATCACGGAGAACTGGAACCCGATCGCGGCGGAGTATCGTCGCCAGGGGACGTTCACGTCGCTCCTGTACGACCGACTCGTGTTGATCGACTCCGGCGACGTCGTCCCGTGGCTCGCGACCGACTGGGAGCGCGTCGGGCCCGAGACCGTCGAGGTCTCGCTGCGGGACGCGACCTGGCACGACGGCGAACCGCTCACCGCGGACGACGTGGCGTTCACCTATGAGTTCCTCCGCGACACGTCGATGGGGAGCATGGAGACGCCGGTGCCGACGCCGCGATTCCGCGGCAGAAGCTCGGTCGTTGAATCCGCGCTGGCGGTCGACGACCGGACCGTTCGGCTCGGCGTCGAGAACGTCAGCCGAGCGGTGATCGTCCGCGCGCTGCGCGTCCCGATCCTGCCTACACATGTGTGGAGCGACCGCACCGACGCCGCGACTATCGCCGGCTTCGAGTTCGACTCGGAGACGACGGAGGCGCTCGTCTCGCCCAACGAGGACCCGGTGGGAAGCGGGCCGATCCGGTTTATCCAGGCGACGGCAGAGGAGTCTGCGGTCTTCGAGCGGAATCCGGATCACTTCCTCGTGCGGTCCGAGACGGGAGACGACGAGGCGTCGGCGGACGCGGCGGTCGGGATCCCCGAACGATTCCGCGGAAAGCCGGCGTTCGACCGGCTCGAAGTCGGCGTGGTTCCCTCGGACATCGCGGCGGTCCAGATGGTCGGTGACGGATTCGCCGACGCCACCGTCTCGACTCTCGGACCCGACGCGATCCCGCGTATCGGGCGTGAGGCCGACACCCGGCTCGTGACCGGGCGTTCGGGCGCATTCTATCACGTCGGCTACAACGTGCGGCGGGCACCGCTGTCGAACCCGCGGTTTCGCGGCGTCCTCGCGTCGCTGCTCGATAAGGAAGCCCTGGTCGAGGAGGCGTTCGACGGGTACGCGGAGCCGGCGTCGTCGCCGCTCGCGGCCTCGCCTCAGTGGGTCCCCGACGACCTGCTGTGGGACGAGCGGTCTTCGGACCCGGTTCACCCGTTCGCCGGCGACGCCGGAACCGGCTCGCTCGACGTCGAGCGAGCGCGGGATCTGCTCCGAGACGCCGGCTATCGGTTCGACGAGGAGGGGCGGCTGCTCGCGAGACAGCAATGAGTCCGCTTTTGTCTGTCCTCCGGTCGGTCGTGTTGTGGCTCGGCGTGTCGCTTTTTGTCGCCGGGATCGCGATCGTCGGACCGAACCGGCTGTACGAGTTGTGGGGGAACGTCGTGCCGCGGCTGCGGGACGCACGACGGGAACTCCTCGCGCTCGGCGTGGTGTTGCTCGTCAGCGCCGTCGGCCGGGGGTCCCTACAGACGGTCTCAGAGCTGTTCGGACTGCGGCTGACCGGGTTCATCTGGGCGCTCGAAGGCAACTTCGTCGCGTGGCTCCAGCAGGCGTTCGCCACTCCCGAACTGACGATGTACTTCTCGTCGGTGTACGTGTACGGGTACGCGTTCCTGCTCGCGTTCCCGTTTCTCGCGTACCTCGCGCTGCCGAAGACGGCGACGCTGCGGCGGCTGCTCGTCGCGTACGGGTGTAACTACGCGATCGGGCTCGCACTCTACACGGTCGTGTTCGCGCACGGGCCGCGGAACCTGAACGTCGGGACGTCGCTTCTGTACACCCACAACCCGGAGTTCAGCGCGCTGACGAGCGCGGTGAACGAGACGACGAACGTCTTCCCGTCGCTTCACACGTCGCTTTCGGTGACGGTCGCCGCCTTCGCCGTGCTGACGCGCGAGGAGTACCCGCTGTGGACGCCGCTCGCCGTGTGGCTCGCCGGATCCGTGGTGATAGCGACCATGTATCTCGGCATTCACTGGCTCACCGACGTGGTCGGCGGAACCATCCTTGCCTTCGGATGCGTCTACTTCTCCCATCGGATCGTCGACCCGGATGAGACGGCGTGACCGTCGCTGCCGACTGCCGCTGTCGCAGGACCGTCGATTCCGCTCGTCGCTACCGCGCGAGTGCTCCCGCCTCAGGCACCCTCGACGAGCCGTTCGAGCTGTTCCGGCGGAACCGCACCGCGAGCGGCGTGGCCGTCAAACGCGAACGTTGGGACGCCGGTGATTCCCCGCTCTCTCGCGGCATCGAAAAGCCCCGTCACGCGCTCGCGGAGGTCGTCGTCCCCGAGCGCGGTCTCGACCGCGTCGGCGTCGAGGCCCTCAACGTCGGCCGCGAGGTCGGCGAGAACCTCGCGGTCGCCGATGTCACGCCCGTCCTGCCAGAGCGCCTCGAAGACCGCTTCGTCGAACGAAGGCCACGCCTCCGGCGCGGTCTCTTTCACATGGACGGAGACGACCTGCGCCGGGAGCGAGTCGACGTCGGTGGCGATCTCTTGGGCCATCTCGACGCCGTACTGCTCTTTGAGCCGCCGGACGTTCTCGCGGGCCTGCGCGTAGTAGTCCTCGTCTTTCCCGTCGTCGGCCTCGTGGTCGATCGACCCGTCGGGGTTGCGCTTGCCGGCGCGGAGGTCGAACGGGTGCCAGTCGACCGCGAGGGGTTCGGACCGCGCCTCTCGGTACTGCGCGAGAGACTGCCGACCCAGGTAACAGAACGGGCAGACGTAATCGGAGTAGACGGTGACGGAGTCGGTCGCGTCATCGACGGGATCGGCGGCGATGTCGGCCGTCCCGGAACCGTCAGCATCGGGCGCGTCGGTGGCGGAATCGGAGTTCGACATACGTCCGATTCGGCCCCGAACGCCAAAGGGCGTTCGACGGCGGCGATCGCTACGATTTAGGACAACCGGGTAATATACACCGGGTATGACAGACGAGACAGCCAGCGCGTACGACCCGGTCTCGCCGCCCGTCGCGCTCACGATCGCCGGCAGTGACTCCGGCGGCGGGGCGGGAGTACAGGCCGATCTGAAGACGATGACGGCTCACGGCGTCTTCGGGACCGCCGTCGTGACGGCGACGACGGCACAGAACACGCGCGGCGTGTCAGATGTCCACACGCTTCCGATCGAGCACGTCGACGCCCAGTACAGTGCCGTCGTCGACGACTTCGACGTCCGGGCGGTGAAGACGGGGATGCTCGCCACGGCGGAGACGGTGGAAACGGTAACCGATCGGCTCGCCGGGTTCGCGGGGCCGATCGTCGTCGATCCGGTGATGGTCGCCGCGACCGGCGACCGGCTGCTCTCTCCCGCGGCCGAGGAGGCGTACGACGACCTGATCGCCGCCGCGACGCTCGTCACGCCGAACACCGACGAGGCGGAAGTGCTCGTCGGCGGCGGGGTCGAAACACCGGCCGACGCAGCGCGGGCCGGCCGAGAGATCGTCTCGCGCGGCGCGGACGCGGCCCTGATCAAGGGCGGACACCTCGCCGGCGACGACACCGTGACCGACACGCTCGTTCTCGGCGAGCGCGCGGCAGCGGCGACGGAGACGAGCGAACCCGTGTCGGCCACCGAAGAGGACGGGACGACCGTCGTTCGGTTCGAGACGCCGCGGATCGCGACCGAGGCGACACACGGATCGGGCTGCACGCTGTCGAGTGCGATCGCGGCGCGGCTCGCACGCGGTGAACCGCTGTCCTCGGCGGTCGAAGCCGCAGTCGGCGAGATGGGAGAGGCGATCCGGTGCGGCTACGACGTGGGCAAGGGACCGGGCGCGGTGAATCCGACGGTGCTCGACAGCGGGAAGTCACGCCTTCGCGACAGAGAAGAGTGAGAGGGTACGGCGGACTCACACGAAGTTGAGTGGCACCATAAGCGCGACGCCGAGCACGATCCCGACCGCGAGGGTGGGCTTCCCGCCTCGTGGGAGGGCCGCGCCGGTGTCGAGCGCCTCCGGGATGAACTCGGAGAGGACGAGATACACCATCGCGCCGGCGGCGAACCCGAATCCGTAGGGAAGGAACTCGCGGGCGTACCGGACGAACGCGAACGCGAGGACCGCCCCGATAGGCTGCGGGAGGCTGGAGAACACCGCCCACCAGACCATCTTCCACTTCGAGACGCCCATCGCCCGCAGCGGGATCGAGATGGCGGTCCCCTCGGGGACGTTGTGGATCGAGATCGCGACGGTCATGAACACCGCGAGAAGCGGCACCGTGAACCCGAGCACCTGCGTCCCGCCCGCCAGTCCGAGGTCGGCGAAGGAGACGCCGACGGCGATTCCCTCGGGGAAGCTGTGGACCGTGAGTACGCCCAAGATTAACACGAGCTTCTTGAAGTCGGCCTCCTCGTACTCGCGGGGGTCGATCTCGGCGTCGAGAAGCACCTCGTGTGCGAGCACGACGAGCGCGACACCGGCGAGCACGCCGACCCCGATCTCCATCGGCGTCCCCTCGGCGAGCCCCTCCTGAACGAGTCCGAAGAGCGACGCGGCGACCATGATTCCGGAGGCGAACCCCCACAGCGCGACGTTCCCCCGGTCGCTTATCGAGTCGAAAAAGAAGAACGGCAGCGCGCCGATCCCCGTCGCAAGCGCCGTGATCAGCCCCGCGACGAAGACGAACGCGAACGCGGAGACGTCAACCATTGTCGACCGGCAGTTCGGTACACCGACGGATAAATACGCCGAGTGCGTTCACGCGCTGGGACTGGTGTCGCTGGGGCGTCGCCCGGGGGCAGCCGAGCGCGCGGACGATCCCCGCGAGGACGCCGAAAATCGATCACCCGCTCGTCTCACCGGTGGACGCGTCGCCGCTATCGGTATCGTCGCCGTCGCTAGCACCTCCGGCACCGGCGGTGCTAGTATCTCCGCCATCGTCACCGGCGTCGCCAGCGTCGGCGATGTCGCCATCGCCGCTGCTGGTGTCACCGCCGTCGTGAGCGTTAGCGTCGGCGTCGTCAGCGTCGGCGTCGCCAGTATTAGCGTCGTCAGCACCGTTTCCGTCGGCGTCCTCGTCAGCGACGCCATCGGCGTCGACAGAGCCGTCACCCGCCGGCTCGCCAGCGGCAGGGGTGTCGGGCGTCTCAGCCGTCGTCTCCGGATCGTCCGCGCCGTCCGCCGCAGGGTCGCTCTCGGGATCCGCTACCGTTTCCCCGCCGTTCCCGTCGTCGGTGGCCGGCGGCGTCGGGACTGCCGGCGGCGGAGCGACCCCGCCGCCGGGTGGCGATCTCGTGCGCTCGGTCGGGAGCGAGTCGTTCGCCGGCGGACCGGAGTCGGTCGCGACGGACGGGTCAGCGGCGTTGTCGCCGTCCGCGGTCCGGGTGGCGTTGGGGATGTCCGCGGCCGGTTCCGCGACGGTGAGGTTCTCTGCGGCCTCGAACGAGACGGTGACGGTGGCGGTCGAGGAGAGCGCCGCGAGAGTGTACCCGCCGCCGAACGCGACGCACCACACGAGCAGGACGGCGACTGCGGCGGCGGTGACGCCGCGCGAAGCGGGCATCACTCCACCTCCCCCGAGCCGTCCGTCTGTGCCGTGGAGGCGGGCGTCTCGTCTGTGACCGGCGCAGAGGACTGATCGACCGTGACCGGCTCCGCAGACCGCTTGAACAGGGACTTCGAGTCGTCCGGTCGGAGACGGTCGAGGACGCCGCTCGCCGGTACCCAGACTGCGAGCGCGCCGAGCAGGACCGTCGCCGACGCGACCGCGGCGGCGATCGACGCCGCGCTCCGGAGTTCGACCGCCGCGTAGACGGCGTAAGGCGCGAACACGGCGAGCACCGCGGCCGCGCCACCGACCGCGTCGACCGAGATCGCGCCTGTCTCGTCTGCGGTCATCGTCGAATCGTCGGTCACCATCGAATCAGCGGCCGTCTCGGCGACGTCAGCAGTCGCCGAGTCGACCGAAATCGCCGAGGCGACCGAAATCGCCGAGGCGACCGAAGTCTCCGGATCGACCGAGGCGGGTGCATCATCGGCGTCGCCGGACCGCGAGCGGACGATGCTCCACAGCTCCGACGCCACGAGCAGTCCGAACGGGAGCACGACCAGCGCGATGAACCCCGCCCGCGTGCCGGCGAACTGGATCACGTATCCGATGTACGGGATCGTCAGGACCACGACGCCGACGAGGTTCGCGCCGGGAACGAGTCCGGGATCGGGACCCTCGTTCGCGTCGCCTTTCGTCTCGAACGCGACGCCGCCGGGCGTGGAGACGACGCCGATCACCCGATGTGTCACCGGGACGTCGCTCGACCCGCGGACGAATGTT is a genomic window containing:
- the thiD gene encoding bifunctional hydroxymethylpyrimidine kinase/phosphomethylpyrimidine kinase; translated protein: MTDETASAYDPVSPPVALTIAGSDSGGGAGVQADLKTMTAHGVFGTAVVTATTAQNTRGVSDVHTLPIEHVDAQYSAVVDDFDVRAVKTGMLATAETVETVTDRLAGFAGPIVVDPVMVAATGDRLLSPAAEEAYDDLIAAATLVTPNTDEAEVLVGGGVETPADAARAGREIVSRGADAALIKGGHLAGDDTVTDTLVLGERAAAATETSEPVSATEEDGTTVVRFETPRIATEATHGSGCTLSSAIAARLARGEPLSSAVEAAVGEMGEAIRCGYDVGKGPGAVNPTVLDSGKSRLRDREE
- a CDS encoding ZIP family metal transporter; the protein is MVDVSAFAFVFVAGLITALATGIGALPFFFFDSISDRGNVALWGFASGIMVAASLFGLVQEGLAEGTPMEIGVGVLAGVALVVLAHEVLLDAEIDPREYEEADFKKLVLILGVLTVHSFPEGIAVGVSFADLGLAGGTQVLGFTVPLLAVFMTVAISIHNVPEGTAISIPLRAMGVSKWKMVWWAVFSSLPQPIGAVLAFAFVRYAREFLPYGFGFAAGAMVYLVLSEFIPEALDTGAALPRGGKPTLAVGIVLGVALMVPLNFV
- a CDS encoding signal peptidase I, whose protein sequence is MTPIPTSLRLNRAANVLGIVVLIALVAPFAVYAAPEVVGADESFVVLTPSMTPAIAPGDVVVVAERDPTTVVENDVITFVRGSSDVPVTHRVIGVVSTPGGVAFETKGDANEGPDPGLVPGANLVGVVVLTIPYIGYVIQFAGTRAGFIALVVLPFGLLVASELWSIVRSRSGDADDAPASVDPETSVASAISVASAISVDSATADVAETAADSMVTDDSTMTADETGAISVDAVGGAAAVLAVFAPYAVYAAVELRSAASIAAAVASATVLLGALAVWVPASGVLDRLRPDDSKSLFKRSAEPVTVDQSSAPVTDETPASTAQTDGSGEVE